In Solanum lycopersicum chromosome 5, SLM_r2.1, the following are encoded in one genomic region:
- the LOC138348720 gene encoding uncharacterized mitochondrial protein AtMg01010-like: METGTSVDHPEPEPRHVPPAIQSIQQRLLAKYSYTPPIGIMYLAKIEAKDLFESKVKILRIMAVLDPMEEWLGRGAQAFENLRTATGEHSLDKLHNILSDLGSMGVNSESFSQLKGKVPLRRGWDEHSTT; the protein is encoded by the exons ATGGAAACGGGCACGTCGGTGGATCATCCAGAACCAGAACCAAGACATGTGCCGCCTGCTATTCAA TCTATCCAGCAGAGGCTCCTAGCCAAATACTCCTATACTCCCCCTATCGGGATCATGTACCTGGCCAAAATAGAGGCAAAAGACCTATTCGAGAGCAAGGTCAAGATTCTAAGGATCATGGCGGTCCTTGATCCAATGGAGGAATGGCTGGGACGGGGAGCTCAGGCCTTCGAGAATCTGCGTACCGCCACGGGTGAGCATTCCTTGGATAAACTGCATAACATTCTTTCGGATCTTGGATCGATGGGAGTCAATTCCGAGTCCTTCTCTCAATTAAAAGGGAAGGTACCCCTGCGAAGAGGTTGGGACGAACACTCTACCACATAG
- the LOC138348721 gene encoding uncharacterized protein: MPDYAKFMKDIGTKKRSVKFEDDDRMQYCTAITTRSLMQKKKDLGAFTIPCNIGLLKFAIALCDLSANINIMPLSIYNKLGLRDPKATAMRLLMADRTLKRPIWILSGVIVKVESFIFPTDFVILDCEVDFEVPIILGRPFLATCHAFVDMEKRQMKFRFNNKEATFNICWSMHHSGELQTISIISYRVEGKSEVQIEERLGIKALAAVIMLRVMV, from the coding sequence ATGCCCGAttatgccaagttcatgaaGGATATAGGTACAAAGAAGAGATCGGTAAAGTTTGAGGATGATGACCGAATGCAGTATTGTACTGCTATTACTACAAGGTCTCTTATGCAAAAGAAGAAAGATTTGggtgctttcactattccatgtaacATCGGCTTAttaaagtttgctatagcactaTGTGATCTAAGTGCAAACATAAATATCATGCCTCTCTCCATTTATAACAAATTGGGTTTACGTGACCCAAAGGCCACTGCAATGCGGTTACTTATGGCCGACCGAACACTGAAGAGGCCAATTTGGATACTCAGTGGTGTTATCGTGAAGGTGGAGTCGTTTATATTTCCAactgattttgtgattcttgactgtgaggtggactttgaggtgcctatcattcttgggaggccattccttgctacttGTCATGCCTTTGTTGATATGGAGAAAAGGCAGATGAAGTTTAGGTTTAACAATAAAGAAGCAACATTTAACATTTGTTGGTCAATGCATCAtagtggtgagctccaaacgATATCTATTATATCTTACAGGGTTGAGGGTAAATCTGAGGTACAAATTGAAGAGCGCCTTGGTATTAAGGCACTAGCGGCAGTGATCATGTTGAGGGTAATGGTATAG